One part of the Armatimonadota bacterium genome encodes these proteins:
- a CDS encoding putative toxin-antitoxin system toxin component, PIN family, which produces MNRRVVFDTSVLVRAVVTPRSWSRRALDVARTEDWLLASEATLNELSEVMMRPKFDRLVDLRLRIAFIKLYVTAVQMVPIHRRVAFCRDPKDDLFLEVAINGRADCVVTEDDDMIDMCAIEGIPILTPAAFLDLNGP; this is translated from the coding sequence ATGAATAGACGGGTGGTCTTCGATACCAGCGTCCTGGTTCGAGCCGTCGTGACTCCCCGGTCATGGAGCCGGCGGGCTCTGGATGTGGCTCGAACAGAAGACTGGCTGTTGGCATCGGAGGCGACTCTCAACGAATTGAGCGAGGTTATGATGCGTCCGAAGTTCGATCGATTAGTCGATCTGCGGCTTCGGATTGCTTTCATTAAATTGTACGTGACGGCAGTGCAAATGGTGCCCATCCACCGCAGAGTAGCCTTCTGCCGAGATCCCAAAGACGATCTATTCCTCGAAGTCGCGATCAACGGCAGGGCTGATTGCGTCGTGACGGAGGATGATGACATGATCGACATGTGCGCCATTGAGGGGATTCCTATACTCACGCCTGCCGCATTCCTCGATCTGAATGGTCCCTGA
- the thrC gene encoding threonine synthase, protein MNSSVEWHGLLRHYRDYLPVTDKTPIVSLYEGATPLIPAPAISRRVGHGARVYLKYEGLNPTGSFKDRGMTMAISHAAEEGAKAVLCASTGNTSASAAAYAARAGMKCVVLLEYHKGAIAMGKLAQALMHGALIVPVEGNFDESLHLARIMERKYPITLVNSVNPYRIEGQKTGAFEIVDVLGRAPDLHCIPVGNAGNITAYWKGYKEYHERGRSDSLPRMMGFQSAGAAPIVLGHPVREPQTIATAIKIGNPASWKQAEAARDESGGRIDIVTDEQILNAYGILAREEGVFCEPASAASVAGLLQLAEQGYFETADIENPVIACVLTGHGLKDPDRALAQVALPEPVAATEDAVARACGF, encoded by the coding sequence ATGAACTCCTCGGTTGAATGGCACGGCCTGTTGAGGCATTATCGCGACTACCTTCCGGTTACCGATAAGACTCCGATCGTGTCGTTGTATGAAGGGGCCACTCCACTGATCCCCGCGCCGGCGATCTCGCGCCGTGTCGGGCATGGCGCGCGCGTTTATCTGAAATACGAGGGACTGAACCCCACGGGTTCCTTCAAGGATCGCGGGATGACGATGGCGATCAGCCACGCGGCCGAGGAGGGCGCGAAGGCTGTTTTATGCGCGTCCACGGGGAACACCTCTGCGAGCGCGGCGGCCTACGCGGCGCGCGCCGGGATGAAGTGTGTTGTGCTGCTCGAATACCACAAGGGCGCGATCGCGATGGGGAAGCTCGCCCAGGCGCTGATGCACGGCGCGTTGATTGTGCCCGTGGAGGGTAACTTCGACGAGTCCCTCCATCTTGCGCGAATCATGGAGCGAAAGTACCCGATCACTCTGGTCAATAGCGTGAACCCGTACCGCATCGAGGGGCAGAAAACGGGCGCGTTCGAGATTGTGGACGTCCTGGGCCGCGCGCCTGACCTGCATTGCATCCCGGTCGGTAACGCCGGCAATATCACGGCGTACTGGAAGGGGTACAAGGAGTACCACGAGCGTGGGAGGTCGGATTCCCTGCCGCGGATGATGGGCTTCCAGAGCGCTGGCGCGGCCCCGATCGTGCTAGGCCACCCGGTGCGCGAACCGCAGACGATCGCCACGGCGATTAAGATCGGAAATCCCGCTTCGTGGAAACAGGCGGAAGCGGCCCGCGATGAATCAGGCGGCAGAATTGACATCGTTACCGATGAGCAGATATTGAACGCATACGGAATCCTCGCGAGGGAAGAGGGGGTGTTCTGCGAGCCCGCCAGCGCGGCGAGCGTTGCGGGCCTCCTCCAACTGGCCGAGCAGGGGTACTTCGAGACTGCGGACATTGAGAACCCCGTGATTGCGTGCGTGCTGACCGGGCACGGCCTGAAGGACCCCGACCGCGCCCTGGCGCAGGTGGCCCTTCCGGAGCCGGTCGCCGCGACTGAAGACGCCGTGGCGCGGGCCTGCGGATTCTGA
- a CDS encoding NAD(P)-dependent oxidoreductase, with protein sequence MNLLHIASGEANRDIFNPIFRSEIARFGELRIVEDGSSLSGDERTALIRGCDVLLTGWGAAPVSAAVASEPGTLRYVCHITGEMRRTVPIEIIDAGIPVTNWGDTPASGVAEGAMALLLGAVKEIHLRVKHIERGGWGLDPATHGGTLEGLNVGIYGFGAIGRRFVDLLRPFGSTIRIFDPFAAGLPDDCLRVSSLEELFDTSEAIVIHAALCDATAGSVTAGLLAKLPDHGVVVNTARGGIIDQDALFAELESGRLRAGLDVLDPDSLPEDHPARGWENLILTGHHIENPWPLDGRPATALTPMQRVCVENLRRFEAGEPLKFTMDRTRYLLST encoded by the coding sequence ATGAACTTACTGCACATCGCCTCCGGCGAAGCGAACAGGGATATCTTCAACCCGATTTTCCGATCGGAAATTGCCCGCTTCGGAGAGCTGCGCATAGTTGAGGATGGCAGCTCGCTTTCCGGCGATGAACGCACCGCCTTGATACGCGGGTGCGACGTTCTGCTCACGGGTTGGGGCGCCGCGCCGGTTTCGGCCGCCGTCGCATCGGAGCCGGGGACCTTGCGATATGTCTGTCATATCACCGGCGAAATGCGCCGCACTGTTCCCATTGAGATCATCGACGCGGGCATTCCTGTCACCAATTGGGGCGATACTCCCGCGAGCGGGGTTGCGGAGGGCGCCATGGCGCTCCTGCTCGGCGCGGTGAAGGAGATTCACCTTCGCGTGAAGCACATCGAGCGCGGAGGCTGGGGCTTGGACCCCGCGACCCACGGCGGGACGCTGGAAGGGCTGAACGTGGGAATCTACGGTTTCGGGGCCATCGGCCGCCGGTTCGTGGACCTTCTGCGCCCTTTCGGTTCGACCATCCGGATATTCGATCCGTTCGCCGCGGGCCTCCCCGATGACTGTCTGCGCGTCTCCTCGCTGGAGGAGTTGTTCGATACGAGCGAGGCCATCGTCATTCACGCCGCACTTTGCGATGCAACCGCCGGGAGCGTGACCGCGGGCCTGTTGGCAAAGCTTCCTGATCACGGCGTTGTGGTCAACACCGCGCGCGGCGGCATCATCGATCAGGATGCGCTGTTCGCGGAACTCGAGTCAGGCCGCCTTCGCGCAGGGCTGGACGTCCTGGACCCGGACAGCCTGCCCGAAGACCACCCGGCCCGAGGTTGGGAGAACCTGATCCTGACCGGGCACCACATCGAGAACCCGTGGCCCTTGGATGGGCGCCCCGCGACCGCGCTGACACCAATGCAAAGGGTATGTGTCGAAAATCTGAGGCGTTTCGAGGCCGGCGAACCGCTCAAGTTCACGATGGATCGGACGCGATACCTCCTCAGCACGTAG
- a CDS encoding ParB/RepB/Spo0J family partition protein, giving the protein MAQRIRTASVARTAVRPHPRNPRPVNDARVDAMVASYESDPSILERHPILVQDDGGMLTVVSGHHRLMMANRLKLPEVWVDIWSMNDEEAYFELVRANEQEPMDLLSYGLHFVHMPQKMLPGAYAKAIGRSATFVAAARRAAEVYDSLPGVLKAQVDGQVSGWTLAHVGRADPSSWEAIVEEVVGNRLSPGQTEVLVNEYTGATKRPNAAAPDGDHVDDNPFLDVANGAVAPASEAEREAFRKEALAAAAERDAAEDEGMFKRGDTEAGRQPKKLKAETGADPREVMGVVIHMFREVHDLVSRINTRDLDEEQKQIAREILLGLLDALG; this is encoded by the coding sequence ATGGCACAACGTATCCGTACCGCGTCGGTCGCCCGCACCGCCGTTAGGCCGCATCCCCGCAATCCTCGTCCGGTAAACGACGCCCGCGTGGACGCGATGGTCGCTTCCTATGAATCCGATCCGTCGATCCTGGAGCGGCACCCTATCCTCGTTCAGGATGACGGAGGGATGCTGACCGTGGTCAGCGGCCACCACCGATTGATGATGGCGAATCGCCTGAAGCTGCCCGAAGTCTGGGTGGACATCTGGAGCATGAATGACGAGGAAGCCTATTTCGAACTCGTCCGCGCGAACGAACAGGAGCCGATGGACCTGCTTTCCTATGGCCTCCATTTTGTGCATATGCCGCAGAAGATGCTTCCTGGCGCCTACGCCAAGGCGATCGGACGCAGCGCCACGTTCGTGGCGGCGGCCCGCCGCGCCGCCGAGGTCTACGACAGCCTTCCGGGTGTTCTCAAGGCCCAGGTTGACGGCCAGGTGAGCGGCTGGACGCTGGCGCACGTGGGACGGGCCGATCCGTCTTCCTGGGAGGCTATCGTCGAGGAGGTTGTCGGCAATCGGCTTTCGCCGGGTCAAACGGAAGTGCTGGTGAACGAATATACCGGCGCAACGAAACGTCCCAATGCCGCGGCGCCGGACGGAGACCACGTGGACGACAACCCCTTCCTGGATGTCGCCAACGGCGCTGTCGCGCCGGCCAGCGAGGCCGAGCGCGAAGCCTTCCGCAAGGAGGCCCTCGCCGCCGCGGCGGAGCGGGACGCCGCTGAAGACGAGGGGATGTTCAAGCGGGGCGACACCGAGGCCGGGCGCCAGCCGAAAAAACTCAAGGCCGAGACCGGCGCCGACCCCCGCGAAGTGATGGGCGTGGTCATCCACATGTTCCGTGAAGTCCACGACCTCGTCTCGCGGATCAACACGAGAGACCTGGACGAAGAGCAGAAGCAGATCGCCCGCGAAATTCTCCTGGGCCTTTTGGACGCCCTCGGCTGA
- a CDS encoding family 78 glycoside hydrolase catalytic domain yields the protein MKTLNIASALAALSVTTGAATAAAPMSRGAWIWSPGPENPRNLHAYFRKTFTLSAPPSSAIVRVTADNRYVLYVNGQRVSRGPARSHTRWMAYETLDIAKYLTAGTNALTAVVAHYGEPTFRTQNARAGFLLEADIRDGARTVEVQTDQTWKCLPSEAWARDVDKMSLQLAFPDVFDARKEPVGWREVAFDDSSWKPPTVIGPAGTAPWTDLAPSGLPPQIEEPLRPAAVVDVLAVKVPPPAAQIDMASFFDRKGWAVAYASTCLYVPTARTVTLEMGCDDAAKVWLDGGLVLERIDGGPAAAAQAVTEVKLKAGWHRVMVKVVQVVGQWKLFFGVSGPGAKGIVLSSEKDAAKPGSWRISPLYEFDAAKGLRPGYDHAFPPETGGVTPEWTLTQAPITTIRSIATIMRTEPVLGNGTSLVENSASLATETPEATFQCRAGKDGAVLLDMGREVLGYPRVTIRGAQGGEIVDMGYGEGLVGPDGAYVSPRNGAKGRLNPEYKDVAYADRFICRRGDNTFEPTDKRAFRYWQIEIRNAAKPVTLAEATVGLATYPVAYRGAFECSDPILNRIWNMGRWTLQLNMDDAYTDCPWRERAQWWGDARVESLVNYYCFGDTALMRRALVQAAQSQDAEGIVRGVFPTDWDGARLPSFSLMWVYSLWEYYLFTGDSSLFASMTPVIDRLMGFFQARMSDEGGLLKDVPYWVFIDWAPGMEVQRFGVSGPLNCLYYRALLATSDIARVSGDPDKASRYAAKAAAVKAAINNLLWAPDERVYMGAIDKGKRIGPPSQHMSSLAVAFGIAPRERAADTMRRADTDPLSVKIGSPYFSSFYLDALYAMGRHSDALAYIRKNWGGMLDWGATTFWEKWEPTDSLCHGWSACPTKDLPAQYLGVRPTSPGWAEWEIAPAFCDLQWAKGVVPTVKGDIKASWKRQERGVALTLTVPGGTTGRIVLPRKEWESASWRVNGKSLISSSAKLSKVDASWVLTLAQPGDYDVEVTGGPS from the coding sequence ATGAAAACATTAAACATCGCATCCGCCTTGGCCGCGCTGTCGGTCACGACCGGCGCCGCAACTGCAGCCGCGCCGATGAGCCGGGGCGCCTGGATATGGTCCCCGGGCCCTGAGAACCCCCGAAACCTGCACGCCTATTTCCGCAAGACGTTCACGCTTTCGGCGCCGCCTTCGTCCGCGATCGTCCGGGTGACGGCGGATAACCGGTACGTCCTCTACGTCAACGGACAGCGCGTCTCGCGTGGCCCTGCCCGCAGCCACACGCGCTGGATGGCATACGAAACCCTGGACATCGCGAAATACCTGACGGCGGGGACGAATGCGCTTACCGCTGTCGTTGCGCATTACGGAGAGCCCACCTTCCGCACGCAAAACGCGAGGGCAGGCTTCCTTCTGGAAGCCGATATCCGGGACGGCGCCAGGACCGTGGAGGTCCAGACCGACCAGACGTGGAAATGCCTGCCGTCGGAAGCCTGGGCTCGCGACGTGGACAAAATGAGCCTCCAACTGGCATTTCCGGACGTCTTCGACGCGCGGAAAGAGCCGGTCGGATGGCGTGAGGTGGCGTTTGACGATTCCTCGTGGAAGCCCCCAACCGTCATCGGCCCGGCTGGGACCGCTCCTTGGACCGACCTGGCGCCCTCCGGCCTGCCGCCACAGATAGAGGAGCCACTCCGCCCTGCGGCCGTCGTGGACGTTCTCGCAGTCAAAGTACCGCCTCCGGCGGCGCAGATCGATATGGCGTCGTTCTTCGACCGCAAGGGTTGGGCCGTAGCGTATGCCAGCACGTGTCTCTACGTTCCAACCGCCCGCACTGTGACCCTCGAAATGGGCTGCGATGACGCGGCCAAAGTGTGGCTGGACGGCGGCCTGGTTCTGGAGCGGATCGACGGCGGCCCGGCCGCCGCGGCGCAGGCGGTCACGGAGGTCAAGCTTAAGGCCGGCTGGCATCGCGTGATGGTGAAAGTGGTCCAGGTGGTCGGCCAGTGGAAACTGTTCTTTGGCGTTTCCGGGCCGGGGGCGAAGGGCATCGTCCTGTCATCTGAAAAGGATGCCGCAAAACCGGGTTCCTGGCGCATTTCGCCGTTATACGAATTCGATGCCGCCAAGGGACTGCGTCCGGGATACGATCACGCATTCCCGCCGGAAACGGGTGGCGTGACACCCGAATGGACGCTGACCCAGGCGCCGATCACAACCATTCGTTCGATCGCGACCATTATGCGCACCGAACCGGTGCTCGGCAACGGCACATCGCTTGTCGAAAACTCCGCAAGTCTCGCAACGGAAACCCCCGAAGCGACCTTCCAGTGCCGCGCGGGAAAGGACGGCGCGGTGCTGCTCGATATGGGTCGCGAGGTGCTGGGATATCCCCGTGTCACGATCAGGGGCGCCCAGGGAGGCGAAATTGTCGATATGGGGTATGGCGAAGGGTTGGTCGGGCCGGACGGCGCTTACGTGAGCCCCCGGAACGGTGCCAAGGGCCGGCTCAACCCGGAGTACAAAGACGTTGCCTACGCCGACCGGTTCATCTGCCGCCGCGGCGACAACACCTTCGAGCCGACCGATAAGCGCGCTTTCCGGTACTGGCAGATAGAAATCCGGAACGCCGCGAAACCGGTGACGCTCGCGGAGGCCACGGTCGGGCTGGCCACTTACCCTGTCGCCTATCGGGGCGCGTTCGAGTGCAGCGACCCGATCCTCAATCGGATATGGAACATGGGTCGATGGACGCTCCAACTGAATATGGATGACGCGTACACGGACTGTCCGTGGCGCGAGCGCGCGCAGTGGTGGGGTGACGCGCGCGTTGAATCGCTGGTGAACTATTACTGCTTTGGCGATACGGCCCTCATGCGCCGCGCGCTCGTCCAGGCGGCCCAGAGTCAGGACGCAGAGGGGATCGTTCGCGGTGTCTTCCCAACGGACTGGGATGGCGCGCGCCTGCCATCATTCTCATTGATGTGGGTCTATTCGCTCTGGGAGTACTATCTGTTCACGGGTGATTCGTCTCTGTTCGCGTCTATGACGCCGGTGATCGACCGACTGATGGGCTTTTTTCAGGCTCGGATGAGCGACGAAGGCGGACTCCTGAAAGACGTGCCATACTGGGTATTCATCGATTGGGCGCCGGGCATGGAGGTACAGCGCTTCGGTGTTTCGGGTCCGCTGAACTGCCTCTATTACCGGGCGCTGCTCGCCACGTCGGACATCGCGCGCGTCAGCGGCGACCCGGACAAGGCGTCGCGATACGCGGCAAAGGCAGCCGCCGTGAAAGCCGCCATCAACAACCTGCTGTGGGCGCCCGATGAACGCGTCTATATGGGCGCCATCGACAAGGGCAAGCGGATAGGCCCGCCGTCGCAGCATATGTCGAGCCTCGCCGTGGCGTTCGGCATCGCACCCCGGGAGCGTGCGGCGGACACGATGCGGCGCGCGGACACTGATCCTCTTTCCGTCAAAATCGGTTCGCCCTATTTCTCATCGTTCTACCTGGACGCCCTGTACGCCATGGGACGGCATTCCGATGCCTTGGCGTACATCCGGAAGAACTGGGGCGGGATGCTGGACTGGGGCGCCACGACTTTCTGGGAGAAATGGGAGCCGACAGACAGCCTTTGCCACGGCTGGTCCGCTTGTCCGACAAAGGATTTACCGGCCCAATACCTCGGCGTTCGACCGACCTCGCCCGGTTGGGCTGAATGGGAAATCGCGCCGGCCTTCTGCGACCTGCAATGGGCGAAGGGCGTCGTTCCGACCGTGAAGGGTGACATCAAGGCGTCCTGGAAGCGCCAGGAGCGCGGCGTTGCTCTCACGCTCACCGTTCCCGGCGGTACAACCGGCCGCATCGTTCTTCCGCGGAAGGAATGGGAGAGCGCCTCGTGGCGGGTAAACGGCAAGTCGCTGATTTCGTCTTCGGCCAAGCTGTCGAAGGTTGATGCGAGCTGGGTGTTAACGCTAGCCCAACCCGGTGACTATGATGTGGAAGTGACCGGCGGCCCCTCGTGA
- a CDS encoding NADPH-dependent FMN reductase, with product MVSIVGIGGSLDGSSSSLAALKITMDAAEAAGASTMVLDLHDLKLPMYEPSLEATPSVQKLVSAVRDADGLVWSSPLYHGTISGAFKNALDWLELLRRDDPPYLTDKVIGLISTAGGAQGLQAINTMEFIVRSLRGWTIPLVVPVANAWQAFEADGRAKDPVVEKLLRALGSEVVRSAGVFGAGGATTADAQAAEGVLNPVYSPDA from the coding sequence ATGGTCAGCATCGTCGGTATCGGAGGGTCGCTGGACGGCTCGTCCAGCAGCCTGGCCGCGTTGAAGATCACGATGGACGCGGCCGAAGCGGCCGGCGCGAGTACGATGGTCCTTGACCTTCACGATCTGAAGCTTCCGATGTACGAGCCTTCCCTTGAGGCAACGCCGTCCGTTCAGAAGCTAGTTTCGGCCGTTCGGGACGCGGATGGACTGGTCTGGAGCAGCCCGTTGTACCACGGGACGATCAGCGGGGCATTCAAGAACGCGCTGGACTGGCTCGAACTGCTTCGACGCGATGATCCGCCGTACCTGACCGATAAGGTCATCGGTCTCATCAGCACCGCGGGCGGCGCGCAGGGGCTTCAGGCGATCAACACGATGGAGTTTATCGTGAGGTCGCTGCGAGGCTGGACGATTCCGCTCGTGGTCCCGGTGGCAAACGCATGGCAGGCGTTTGAAGCGGACGGCCGGGCGAAGGACCCGGTCGTTGAAAAGCTGCTTCGTGCGCTGGGAAGCGAGGTCGTGCGGTCAGCCGGCGTGTTTGGAGCGGGCGGCGCCACAACGGCGGACGCTCAGGCGGCGGAAGGCGTTTTGAACCCGGTGTACTCGCCCGATGCGTGA
- a CDS encoding glutamine synthetase family protein has translation MSTKDTEYVLRQAKDLDIRFIRLWFTDILGFLKSVAITRDELANAMEEGMGFDGSSIEGFARIDESDMIAMPDPSTFCLIPFGDVPTARMFCDIKNAADGTPYEGDPRYILRRQLKRAADLGFTFYVGPELEYFYFKGANDPTPLDEGGYFDQTAVDVAHDLRRDTVMALEEMGIGVEYSHHEVAHSQHEIDLRYTDALTMADNAMTYRLVVKEVALANNVHATFMPKPVGGQNGSGMHVHQSLFKGDRNAFFDAKDEVHLSKIARQYIAGLMKHIPEITLVMNQWVNSYKRLVPGYEAPVYVSWAVKNRSDLIRIPGYKPGRENATRIELRSPDPACNPYLAFAAMLAAGLDGIEKGYECPPMSSGNLYRLTDEERIEQGIATLPGDLDLAIAAAEGSELLKKALGDHCFNKLIKNKKLEWDRFRATVTDWEKNEYFGVL, from the coding sequence ATGAGCACCAAAGACACCGAATACGTGCTGCGCCAGGCAAAGGACCTGGACATCCGTTTCATCAGGCTGTGGTTCACGGACATTCTGGGCTTCCTGAAGTCTGTGGCCATTACCCGCGATGAACTTGCGAACGCGATGGAAGAAGGCATGGGCTTCGACGGTTCCTCGATCGAAGGCTTTGCCCGAATCGACGAATCCGATATGATCGCTATGCCGGACCCATCGACCTTCTGCCTGATCCCCTTCGGAGACGTTCCCACGGCCCGCATGTTCTGCGATATCAAGAACGCGGCCGATGGCACCCCGTACGAAGGCGATCCGCGCTACATCCTGCGCCGCCAGCTTAAGCGCGCCGCGGACCTGGGCTTCACTTTTTACGTGGGACCGGAATTGGAGTACTTCTACTTCAAGGGCGCCAATGACCCCACGCCGCTCGATGAGGGCGGCTACTTTGACCAGACGGCCGTTGACGTTGCCCACGACCTGCGCCGCGACACCGTGATGGCCCTGGAAGAGATGGGTATCGGCGTAGAGTACAGCCACCATGAAGTCGCCCACAGCCAGCACGAGATCGACCTCCGCTACACGGACGCCCTGACGATGGCGGACAACGCCATGACCTACCGGCTGGTGGTTAAGGAAGTTGCGCTGGCGAACAACGTTCACGCCACGTTCATGCCCAAGCCCGTTGGCGGACAGAACGGCAGCGGCATGCACGTTCACCAAAGCCTGTTCAAGGGCGATCGCAACGCGTTCTTCGATGCCAAGGATGAAGTCCACCTTTCCAAGATTGCGCGGCAGTACATCGCCGGCTTGATGAAGCACATCCCCGAGATCACCCTCGTGATGAACCAGTGGGTAAACTCGTACAAGCGCCTCGTCCCCGGTTATGAAGCCCCGGTTTACGTGAGTTGGGCCGTTAAGAACCGCAGCGACCTAATCCGCATCCCCGGATACAAGCCCGGCAGGGAAAACGCAACGCGCATCGAACTGCGCAGCCCGGATCCTGCCTGCAACCCGTACCTCGCGTTCGCCGCGATGCTGGCCGCCGGCCTTGATGGAATCGAAAAGGGCTACGAGTGCCCGCCGATGAGCAGCGGCAACCTTTACCGCCTCACGGACGAAGAGAGAATCGAGCAGGGCATCGCCACTCTTCCCGGCGACCTGGATCTCGCGATCGCCGCCGCTGAAGGCAGCGAACTCCTCAAAAAGGCACTGGGCGACCACTGCTTCAACAAGCTTATCAAGAACAAGAAGCTTGAGTGGGATCGCTTCCGCGCCACGGTGACCGACTGGGAGAAGAACGAGTACTTCGGAGTTCTGTAG
- a CDS encoding hemolysin family protein, translating into MDAHVLSATGLQPAATLVWAGINLHDALSGVGIVLLITLSAFFVAAEYAIVKARPTRLEELAEDGSRGARSALAAQRRLGYFLSATQIGVTVTTLLLGKMGEPAMSRLLEPLFRKLPLGSDNEHTLALFFSIAVMAALQVVFGEQVPKYISIQRAERVAVILAPFVTLFYRVMYVPVWILTGMTHSALRLFGIDPRSQAEVHSPEEINLIVSSSEARGAVGADEAEMARNAIIIGDRNARDIMVPRVDMAYLTTSLSLAENIVRANDAGYTRFPLCDPDADQVIGMVHIKDLLSVAGREGATIRDARRDILVVPETKALDSLLRQFQSSHIHMALVLDEWGGTSGIVTLEDVLEEIVGDIQDEHQHEHPEVQAAGKDAWLVDGGVTLDDLERDLDIALEAEDAETVAGFIQWRLGAVPEQGQQVTADGYTLRVEAMEGRRVRTVHILRVSSQAD; encoded by the coding sequence ATGGACGCACACGTTCTGTCCGCAACCGGGCTTCAACCCGCAGCGACACTAGTATGGGCAGGCATTAATTTGCACGATGCGCTGAGCGGCGTGGGCATTGTGCTCTTAATCACCCTTAGCGCGTTTTTTGTGGCCGCCGAGTACGCCATCGTCAAGGCACGCCCCACCCGCCTTGAGGAGTTGGCTGAAGACGGCTCGCGAGGCGCTCGCAGCGCCCTGGCAGCGCAGCGCCGCCTGGGGTATTTCCTCAGCGCCACCCAGATCGGCGTCACCGTCACCACCTTGCTTCTCGGCAAGATGGGCGAGCCCGCGATGAGCCGGCTGCTGGAACCTCTCTTCCGGAAACTGCCGCTGGGCAGTGACAACGAACACACTCTCGCCCTCTTCTTCAGCATCGCGGTTATGGCCGCGCTGCAGGTTGTATTCGGCGAGCAGGTACCCAAATACATCTCGATCCAGCGAGCGGAACGCGTGGCCGTTATTCTGGCCCCCTTCGTAACGCTCTTTTACCGGGTGATGTACGTCCCGGTGTGGATACTCACGGGGATGACGCACTCGGCGCTGCGCCTGTTCGGGATAGACCCGCGTTCGCAGGCGGAAGTGCACTCACCCGAAGAGATCAACCTCATCGTGTCGTCCTCGGAAGCGCGCGGCGCCGTGGGCGCCGACGAAGCGGAAATGGCCAGAAATGCCATCATTATCGGAGACCGGAATGCGCGAGACATCATGGTGCCGCGCGTCGATATGGCCTACCTGACAACCTCCCTGTCGCTGGCCGAAAACATCGTACGCGCCAACGACGCCGGCTACACCCGGTTTCCGCTATGCGATCCAGACGCGGACCAGGTGATCGGAATGGTCCACATCAAGGACCTCCTTTCCGTTGCGGGGCGGGAAGGCGCAACCATCCGCGATGCGCGGCGCGACATATTGGTTGTCCCCGAAACCAAGGCTCTGGACTCGCTGCTGAGACAGTTCCAGTCGTCCCACATCCACATGGCGCTCGTGCTGGATGAGTGGGGAGGCACGTCCGGCATCGTCACGCTGGAAGACGTTCTGGAAGAAATCGTCGGCGACATCCAGGACGAACACCAGCACGAGCATCCGGAAGTGCAGGCGGCAGGCAAAGATGCGTGGCTCGTTGACGGCGGGGTGACCCTTGACGATCTGGAGCGCGATCTGGACATCGCGCTGGAGGCGGAGGACGCGGAGACCGTGGCCGGCTTCATCCAGTGGCGCCTCGGCGCGGTGCCCGAGCAGGGACAGCAGGTGACCGCCGACGGCTACACGCTTCGCGTTGAAGCCATGGAGGGGCGGCGGGTTCGCACCGTCCACATCTTGCGCGTTTCAAGCCAGGCGGACTGA